The following are from one region of the Hydrogenimonas sp. SS33 genome:
- a CDS encoding thiazole synthase: MSDILKIGKYEFTSRLIVGSGKYPDFQTTRDATLASGAEMITVAVRRVNITNPDEENLMDYFKGTDVKFLPNSAGCTTAEEAITLFRLTREATGIDLIKLEVIGDTQKTLYPDVIETIKACEVLAKDGFTVMAYTNDDPIIAKRLEEAGAAAVMPLAAPIGSGLGVQNRYNVVFVKEAVKVPVVVDAGIGQASDAAAAMELGADAVLTNTAIAQAKEPIVMAEAMKHAVIAGRMSYLAGRIPKRPYATASSPTDGMIQF, encoded by the coding sequence ATGAGCGATATTCTGAAAATCGGAAAATATGAATTTACCAGTCGTCTGATTGTCGGAAGCGGCAAATACCCCGACTTCCAGACCACCCGTGACGCCACCCTGGCCAGCGGTGCGGAGATGATCACCGTCGCGGTGCGCCGTGTCAACATCACCAATCCCGATGAAGAGAATCTGATGGACTATTTCAAGGGAACCGATGTCAAGTTTCTTCCCAACAGTGCCGGATGCACGACCGCGGAAGAGGCGATCACGCTCTTTCGTCTCACCCGCGAGGCGACGGGCATCGACCTGATTAAACTCGAAGTGATCGGCGATACCCAGAAAACCCTCTACCCCGACGTCATCGAAACGATCAAGGCGTGCGAAGTGCTGGCGAAGGACGGTTTCACCGTCATGGCCTATACCAACGACGATCCCATCATCGCCAAGCGTCTCGAAGAGGCGGGAGCCGCGGCGGTCATGCCCCTGGCGGCGCCCATCGGCAGCGGCCTCGGGGTACAGAACCGCTACAATGTGGTTTTCGTCAAAGAGGCGGTGAAGGTGCCCGTGGTGGTCGATGCGGGTATCGGCCAGGCGAGTGACGCGGCGGCGGCGATGGAGCTGGGTGCCGATGCGGTACTGACCAACACCGCCATCGCCCAGGCGAAAGAGCCGATCGTCATGGCGGAAGCGATGAAGCACGCGGTTATCGCCGGACGTATGAGCTATCTGGCGGGCCGCATTCCCAAGCGCCCCTATGCCACCGCCTCCAGCCCGACGGACGGGATGATCCAGTTCTGA
- a CDS encoding YqiA/YcfP family alpha/beta fold hydrolase, producing MVLYIHGFASSGLGAKARIVRDYFGERAFAPSLSHIPELAVDTLRQIVGRTIVHEPVRLIGSSLGGFYATVLAETYNLKAVIVNPSTRPWVTLGAHIGMVTHFHDLSRFEWTRQHITTLKSLNPETIHPKNYLLMLQTGDDLLDYRIALRRYEGAQTILEEGGSHAFEGFERHLKSIEEFLG from the coding sequence ATGGTCCTCTACATCCACGGATTCGCCAGCAGCGGCCTGGGGGCCAAGGCCCGCATCGTGCGGGATTATTTCGGAGAGCGGGCCTTCGCCCCCAGCCTCTCCCACATTCCCGAACTGGCTGTCGATACGCTCCGGCAGATCGTCGGAAGAACGATCGTTCACGAACCGGTCCGTCTCATCGGCTCCTCCCTCGGAGGTTTCTACGCCACGGTTTTGGCAGAAACCTACAACCTCAAGGCGGTCATCGTCAACCCCTCCACCCGGCCTTGGGTCACACTGGGTGCCCATATCGGCATGGTCACCCATTTCCACGACCTGAGCCGTTTCGAATGGACCCGGCAGCACATCACGACACTCAAATCCCTCAACCCCGAAACCATCCATCCCAAGAACTACCTCCTCATGCTCCAGACCGGAGACGACCTGCTCGACTACCGGATTGCACTGCGGCGCTACGAAGGTGCCCAAACCATCTTGGAAGAGGGAGGCTCCCACGCCTTCGAAGGCTTCGAAAGACATTTGAAAAGCATTGAAGAATTTTTAGGCTGA
- a CDS encoding aldo/keto reductase — protein MTPVKLGFGTYRVTPKNPAHVEALGLALEKGVRLIDTSSNYTGGDAERAVAEALKHSSVPREEVTIVTKGGYIQGALLGQVQRGEMEVFDLVPYQEGCWHSIHSDFILDRINGSLQRLESGYIDTYLLHNPEYFLMHTIESEADVPAARKEMERRLLEAFIALEEAVEAGMIRSYGISSNSFAKRPDHLHFLPYTRLLELAEEAAAERGRDRHRFTTIELPVNLLEQEGLKCAAWAKANGLTTLANRPLNAYDEKGMHRLADYPKPEAYESARDALLQAADTYSMSELRSTVLDLDGIREKFTWPGAAEEALSRQTVPFIQGILSRLPDASAKEAVIPLLNPFLRNYLQEVRHLCSQKTLSYLRAKGFKEAARPLQHYALRWLLSRPEIDRVLVGMRTPAYVEELLGS, from the coding sequence TTGACACCTGTCAAACTCGGTTTCGGAACCTACCGGGTCACCCCCAAAAACCCGGCCCATGTCGAGGCGCTGGGCCTGGCGCTCGAAAAGGGGGTGCGGCTCATCGACACCTCCTCCAACTATACCGGCGGCGATGCGGAGCGGGCCGTGGCCGAAGCGCTGAAACACTCCTCCGTTCCAAGGGAAGAGGTGACCATCGTCACCAAAGGGGGCTACATCCAGGGGGCTTTACTCGGGCAGGTCCAAAGGGGGGAGATGGAGGTCTTCGACCTCGTACCCTACCAGGAGGGGTGCTGGCACTCGATCCACTCCGACTTCATCCTCGACCGGATCAACGGCTCCCTGCAGCGGCTGGAGAGCGGCTATATCGACACCTACCTGCTCCACAACCCCGAATATTTCCTGATGCACACCATCGAAAGCGAAGCGGACGTTCCGGCGGCGCGAAAGGAGATGGAGCGGCGGCTGCTGGAAGCCTTCATCGCGCTGGAAGAGGCGGTCGAAGCGGGGATGATCCGCAGCTACGGTATCAGTTCCAATAGTTTCGCCAAAAGGCCGGACCACCTCCACTTTCTCCCCTATACCCGCCTGCTCGAACTCGCCGAAGAGGCGGCGGCGGAACGGGGAAGAGACCGGCACCGTTTCACCACCATAGAGCTGCCGGTCAACCTTCTGGAGCAGGAGGGGCTCAAGTGTGCCGCATGGGCGAAAGCCAACGGCCTCACCACCCTCGCCAACCGCCCCCTGAACGCATACGACGAAAAAGGGATGCACCGCCTCGCCGACTACCCGAAACCCGAAGCCTACGAATCGGCGCGCGACGCCCTGCTGCAGGCGGCCGACACCTACTCCATGAGCGAGCTTCGAAGCACCGTCCTGGACCTGGATGGAATCCGGGAGAAGTTCACATGGCCCGGCGCGGCGGAAGAGGCGCTTTCACGCCAGACTGTCCCCTTTATCCAGGGGATCCTCTCCCGGCTGCCCGATGCCTCCGCCAAAGAGGCGGTGATCCCTCTGCTCAACCCCTTTTTGCGAAACTACCTGCAGGAGGTCCGCCACCTCTGCTCACAGAAAACCCTCTCCTACCTCAGGGCGAAAGGATTCAAAGAGGCGGCCCGTCCACTGCAGCACTACGCCCTGCGGTGGCTTCTATCCCGACCTGAAATAGACAGGGTGCTGGTCGGCATGCGTACACCGGCCTATGTGGAGGAACTGCTGGGCAGCTGA
- a CDS encoding sodium-dependent transporter translates to MKVAQFSRIGFIMAAAGSAVGLGNIWKFPYMTGMYGGGAFVLVYLITITFIGFSVMVAEMLIGALGRRDTVGSFERLAPPNQKAWKYAGFMGFNGLIIMTFYSVVIGWIFYYLFAVFSGLPTSTKEAKTIFDTLVGQQAGIQIFWHTVSVIIVGYIVYRGIKGGIEKFNLILMPSLLIILFGLLGYAATLDGFHKAWNFMFASDWSKINSEAIVRAVGHSFFTLSLGMGAIMTYAASLPKQASITKTAFIVTFMDTLIALVAGLVIYSFLFHEGAPAAQGPGLVFISLPVVLSNFGTLGTVLALLFFLALAFAGLTSAISLVEPVVQYLIDRFDWSRTKAVVVTSLVYWIVGIGALLSYTKAWGKLFSVGGKPLFDILEFATDSILLPLGGLLIAIFVGYVLPKTKVYAALEHEMGEKYFAVWRFSIRYIAPVALIFMMLNLLGILKI, encoded by the coding sequence ATGAAGGTCGCACAGTTTAGTCGCATCGGCTTCATCATGGCGGCGGCGGGGTCGGCCGTCGGCCTGGGGAATATCTGGAAATTTCCCTACATGACGGGGATGTACGGCGGCGGTGCCTTCGTACTGGTCTACCTCATTACCATCACCTTTATCGGTTTTTCGGTGATGGTGGCGGAGATGCTCATCGGTGCCCTGGGACGGCGCGATACGGTCGGCAGCTTCGAACGCCTTGCCCCGCCCAACCAGAAAGCCTGGAAATACGCGGGCTTCATGGGCTTCAACGGGCTCATCATCATGACCTTCTATTCTGTGGTCATCGGCTGGATCTTCTACTACCTCTTCGCCGTTTTTTCCGGACTTCCCACCTCGACCAAAGAGGCGAAAACCATCTTCGACACACTCGTGGGCCAGCAGGCGGGCATTCAGATCTTCTGGCATACGGTATCGGTCATTATTGTCGGTTACATCGTCTACCGGGGCATCAAGGGGGGTATCGAAAAGTTCAACCTGATCCTGATGCCCTCACTCCTCATCATTCTTTTCGGACTTCTCGGCTATGCCGCGACTCTCGACGGCTTTCACAAAGCGTGGAACTTCATGTTCGCCAGCGACTGGAGCAAAATCAACTCCGAAGCGATCGTCCGGGCGGTGGGCCACTCCTTCTTCACCCTCTCACTGGGAATGGGCGCCATCATGACGTATGCCGCCTCTTTGCCCAAACAGGCCAGCATTACCAAGACCGCTTTCATCGTCACCTTTATGGACACCCTCATCGCCCTGGTGGCCGGGCTGGTCATCTACTCCTTCCTCTTTCATGAAGGGGCGCCGGCGGCCCAGGGACCCGGCCTGGTCTTCATCTCCCTCCCCGTCGTTCTCTCCAACTTCGGGACCCTCGGTACCGTGTTGGCCCTGCTCTTTTTCCTGGCCCTGGCCTTCGCCGGCCTCACCTCGGCCATCTCACTGGTGGAGCCGGTGGTGCAGTATCTGATCGACCGCTTTGACTGGAGCCGGACCAAAGCGGTTGTGGTCACGTCGCTGGTCTACTGGATCGTCGGCATCGGCGCACTGCTCAGCTACACGAAAGCGTGGGGCAAACTCTTCTCCGTCGGCGGCAAGCCCCTCTTCGACATCCTGGAGTTTGCGACCGACTCCATTCTCCTGCCTCTGGGCGGGCTGCTCATCGCCATCTTTGTCGGGTATGTCCTGCCGAAAACGAAGGTCTATGCGGCACTGGAACATGAAATGGGGGAAAAATATTTCGCCGTCTGGCGCTTCAGCATCCGCTACATCGCACCGGTAGCGCTGATTTTCATGATGCTGAACCTGTTGGGGATTTTGAAGATTTAA
- a CDS encoding methyl-accepting chemotaxis protein yields MYIPEKIRRLPLSVMFSILIAGAMIVISTAIYWYQYEANKKALRHNLHSEAASVLNFADVLLESRNEKFFSGQSQEVPQIIQNEVFDRFTKISRGKVFFKEASKHPMDPKNLALPFEAQAIDYFRKHRNRGELESEVRHEGKDFYMLSRPIVAEKRCKLCHPTWTPGDVIAVEAARIDLGDYKKALKENILFAFLNWFISIAVVLLVIHLLFKEVIVRRLGKLLQVFKKVEKGHFVIDDILGEDARTDPKSRNEIDQLFMHLKQMVDVLRPVIAKVVSQSKNVAFEASYGLMRLKSSNEAVEKQTDEVEQVAESLQEIGRMNQTLHQQLEELMAHVDESVRLIKRGKGEMEVNASETEQAADALKNTIGAIEQLRGFSQDVSRTIDIISDIANETNLIALNAAIEAARAGEHGRGFAVVAEKVRELAEVSMENAENTRKIIQSIVRNIEGVVENASNTQAFFGRLQESSERVGDYFERIESTQERTIETMHRFDGEFGREYEAFMRILEKLESVSEGNRAIIRTTRNVESVMSMISEESAELKVLSDGFETVTNKRVMPRTIVSPPVGATITYDNGVKERVYIFDVSKKGLSFYGLESESFCNREADLKGRQGVIMFDSPIDGESSVRFEVVYRSEPKFHGIRFCGAKKV; encoded by the coding sequence ATGTACATTCCAGAAAAGATCCGCCGCCTTCCCCTTTCGGTGATGTTCTCCATTCTCATCGCCGGCGCGATGATCGTCATCTCCACCGCCATTTACTGGTACCAGTACGAAGCGAACAAAAAGGCGTTGCGGCACAACCTCCACAGCGAAGCCGCCAGTGTCCTCAACTTTGCCGACGTCCTGCTCGAAAGCCGCAACGAAAAGTTCTTTTCCGGCCAATCCCAGGAGGTGCCGCAGATCATCCAGAACGAGGTATTCGACCGCTTCACGAAAATCAGCCGGGGTAAAGTCTTTTTCAAAGAGGCCTCCAAGCATCCCATGGACCCCAAGAACCTGGCTCTCCCTTTCGAAGCCCAGGCGATCGACTACTTCCGGAAGCACCGCAACAGAGGAGAGCTGGAGAGCGAAGTTCGCCACGAGGGGAAAGATTTCTACATGCTTTCGCGGCCCATCGTCGCCGAAAAGCGCTGCAAACTCTGCCACCCCACCTGGACACCGGGTGACGTGATCGCGGTGGAAGCGGCCCGGATCGACCTGGGCGACTACAAGAAGGCGCTCAAGGAGAACATCCTCTTCGCCTTCCTGAACTGGTTCATCAGCATCGCCGTGGTGCTGCTGGTGATCCACCTGCTCTTCAAGGAGGTCATCGTCAGGCGGCTGGGCAAGCTCCTTCAGGTTTTCAAAAAGGTGGAGAAGGGCCATTTCGTCATTGACGACATTCTGGGCGAGGATGCCCGTACCGACCCCAAAAGCCGCAACGAGATCGACCAGCTCTTCATGCACCTCAAGCAGATGGTCGATGTGCTCCGTCCCGTCATCGCGAAAGTCGTCAGCCAGTCGAAAAATGTCGCTTTCGAAGCCTCCTACGGCCTGATGCGCCTCAAAAGTTCCAACGAAGCGGTGGAGAAGCAGACCGACGAAGTGGAGCAGGTGGCGGAAAGCCTCCAAGAGATCGGCCGTATGAATCAGACGCTGCATCAGCAGCTCGAAGAGCTGATGGCCCATGTGGACGAGTCGGTCCGGCTCATCAAGCGGGGTAAGGGGGAGATGGAGGTCAACGCCTCCGAAACGGAGCAGGCGGCGGATGCCCTGAAAAACACGATCGGCGCCATCGAGCAGCTGCGCGGCTTTTCGCAGGATGTTTCCCGGACCATCGACATCATCTCCGATATCGCCAACGAAACCAACCTGATCGCCCTCAACGCCGCCATCGAAGCCGCCAGGGCGGGAGAGCACGGCCGCGGGTTCGCCGTCGTCGCCGAGAAGGTGCGGGAACTGGCGGAAGTCTCCATGGAGAATGCCGAAAATACGCGGAAAATCATCCAGTCGATCGTCAGAAATATAGAAGGGGTGGTGGAGAACGCCTCTAATACCCAGGCCTTCTTCGGCCGCCTGCAGGAGAGTTCGGAGCGGGTGGGCGACTACTTCGAGCGCATCGAGTCGACCCAGGAGCGGACCATCGAAACGATGCACCGCTTCGACGGGGAGTTCGGCCGGGAGTACGAGGCCTTCATGCGGATTCTGGAAAAGCTCGAAAGCGTCAGCGAGGGCAACCGGGCCATCATCCGCACGACACGCAACGTGGAGTCGGTCATGTCGATGATCTCCGAAGAGAGTGCGGAGCTGAAAGTGCTCAGCGACGGCTTCGAGACGGTGACCAACAAGCGGGTCATGCCCCGGACCATCGTATCGCCGCCGGTGGGGGCGACGATCACCTACGACAACGGCGTGAAAGAGCGTGTCTATATTTTCGACGTCTCCAAAAAGGGGCTCTCTTTCTATGGGCTGGAGAGCGAAAGTTTCTGCAACCGGGAGGCAGACCTGAAGGGGCGGCAGGGGGTCATCATGTTCGACAGCCCCATCGACGGAGAGAGTTCCGTCCGCTTCGAAGTGGTCTACCGCAGCGAGCCCAAATTCCACGGCATCCGCTTCTGCGGGGCCAAAAAGGTGTGA
- a CDS encoding Hsp20/alpha crystallin family protein: MMVTRFDPFAEIRELEKRLLNAVSVPAETDKEVVNAFVPSVNTREDENAYVVEVDLPGVKKEDIKVNIDPEKRTLTISGERKFKDEVKKEDYYKIESAYGKFMRTFSLPENVDVEHIDAKTQEGVLHITLPKVKKEEAEVKEIPVK, translated from the coding sequence ATGATGGTAACACGATTCGATCCTTTCGCTGAAATCCGAGAACTTGAAAAACGACTGCTCAATGCGGTGTCCGTTCCTGCAGAAACGGACAAAGAGGTGGTCAATGCGTTCGTTCCCTCTGTCAATACCCGAGAAGATGAGAATGCCTATGTTGTGGAAGTCGATCTTCCCGGTGTGAAAAAAGAGGATATCAAGGTCAATATCGACCCAGAAAAACGCACGCTGACCATCTCCGGTGAACGCAAGTTCAAAGATGAGGTGAAAAAAGAGGATTACTACAAAATCGAATCCGCCTACGGCAAATTCATGCGCACCTTCTCGTTGCCTGAAAATGTGGATGTCGAGCATATCGACGCCAAAACCCAAGAGGGTGTTTTGCATATCACTCTGCCGAAGGTGAAAAAAGAAGAGGCCGAAGTCAAAGAGATTCCGGTCAAGTAA
- a CDS encoding trypsin-like peptidase domain-containing protein, whose amino-acid sequence MNDRFFSRLFAMAFAVMLLMLFWEALPFLRSAFVAFEAQPRPVTPRGSLSEEERTNIEIFQRNKNSVVYIATAKAVIDPWTRNIYNIPRGTGSGFVWDELGHIVTNYHVIAGASEARVRLSDGRDYPAVLVGASKNHDLAVLRINVPFKPPKPVLIGTSADLQVGQKVYAIGNPFGLDWTMTTGIVSALHRQMREEDGVIIDNLIQTDAAINPGNSGGPLLDSAGRLIGVNTAIFSPSGAYAGIGFAIPVDTVNRVVPQLIAYGRYLEPGIGIVTDERINRIARARLGFDGVLVLRVRPGSPAAQAGLRGATVTPEGTIIPGDIIVAVDGKTVDSVAAFRNILDKHAVGDAVTLTIARNGRLIKRKVILEAAGG is encoded by the coding sequence ATGAACGACCGTTTTTTCAGCCGGCTCTTCGCCATGGCTTTTGCCGTCATGCTCCTCATGCTCTTTTGGGAAGCCCTCCCCTTCCTGCGCTCCGCCTTCGTCGCCTTCGAAGCCCAGCCCCGCCCCGTCACCCCCAGAGGAAGCCTGAGCGAAGAGGAGCGTACCAACATCGAGATCTTCCAGCGCAACAAAAACTCCGTCGTCTACATCGCCACCGCCAAAGCGGTCATCGACCCCTGGACGCGGAACATCTACAACATTCCCAGGGGAACGGGCTCCGGTTTCGTGTGGGACGAACTGGGGCATATCGTCACCAACTACCATGTGATCGCCGGGGCGAGCGAAGCGAGGGTACGCCTCAGCGACGGAAGGGACTACCCGGCGGTGCTGGTGGGGGCGTCGAAAAACCATGACCTGGCGGTGCTTCGCATCAACGTCCCCTTCAAACCGCCCAAACCCGTGCTCATCGGTACCAGCGCCGACCTGCAGGTGGGCCAGAAAGTCTATGCCATCGGCAACCCCTTCGGGCTTGACTGGACCATGACCACCGGGATCGTTTCGGCCCTGCACCGGCAGATGCGCGAAGAGGACGGCGTGATCATCGACAACCTCATCCAGACCGACGCCGCCATCAACCCCGGCAATTCCGGCGGGCCGCTGCTGGATAGCGCGGGGCGGCTCATCGGCGTCAATACCGCCATCTTCAGCCCCTCCGGCGCCTATGCGGGCATCGGCTTCGCCATCCCCGTCGATACGGTCAACCGGGTCGTCCCCCAGCTCATCGCCTACGGCCGATACCTGGAGCCCGGCATCGGCATTGTCACCGACGAACGGATCAACAGAATCGCCCGGGCAAGGCTGGGATTTGATGGAGTGCTCGTCCTGCGGGTCCGCCCCGGCTCTCCCGCCGCGCAGGCGGGCCTGCGGGGGGCCACCGTCACACCTGAGGGCACCATCATCCCTGGGGACATCATCGTCGCCGTGGATGGCAAGACAGTCGACAGTGTCGCCGCGTTCCGAAACATCCTGGACAAGCACGCCGTGGGGGACGCCGTCACCCTCACCATCGCCAGGAACGGGCGGCTCATCAAAAGAAAAGTCATCCTCGAAGCGGCGGGAGGCTGA
- the purN gene encoding phosphoribosylglycinamide formyltransferase has protein sequence MARSITVAVLFSGEGTNLENLIRRFHEKRFGDRVVRIAALTNRPEAGGIARAEKYGIKPVIVDHREFATREAFDAELVERLEAMQPDLVVMAGFMRILTPLFTSRIEAINLHPSLLPLFKGARAIEESFRSGMKVGGVTVHRVTAELDGGDILAQRCVPIEEGDTLASFEERIHAAEYELLPAVIADLLHLSPSQG, from the coding sequence GGACCAACCTGGAAAATCTGATCCGCCGCTTTCACGAAAAACGTTTCGGCGACCGGGTCGTGCGCATTGCGGCCCTGACCAACCGCCCTGAAGCGGGAGGCATCGCCCGTGCCGAAAAATACGGCATTAAACCCGTGATCGTCGACCACAGAGAGTTCGCAACGCGGGAGGCTTTCGACGCCGAACTGGTCGAGCGCCTGGAAGCGATGCAACCGGACCTGGTCGTCATGGCGGGGTTCATGCGGATCCTCACCCCCCTCTTCACCTCCCGGATCGAAGCGATCAACCTGCACCCCTCTCTTCTGCCCCTCTTCAAAGGGGCCCGGGCCATCGAGGAGAGTTTCAGAAGCGGCATGAAGGTGGGCGGCGTGACGGTCCACCGGGTGACCGCGGAGCTCGACGGCGGCGACATCCTCGCCCAGCGATGCGTTCCCATCGAAGAGGGCGACACCCTGGCGTCGTTCGAAGAGAGGATCCATGCGGCGGAGTACGAACTGCTGCCGGCGGTTATCGCCGACCTGTTGCATCTCTCCCCCTCACAGGGCTGA
- the rmuC gene encoding DNA recombination protein RmuC: MQIPLIWLYFAAGAAAGLLVAGMVAFVVAVKKRERYRSELEALREAAQRQEASDRAEIEALEEKRQALDEALQEAKLAVATLQERVTRLKTFERELERSDAELDQAREENGALRQEIARLQTQLEEERKQTALRLEELKGAREAMQKEFKVLASRIMEENSRRFGDLSKERVEAVLNPLKEQVGEFKKRLEAVHTEETKSVSALMSEIRNLKAINQKISEDAINLTRALKGESKTQGVWGEMVLERVLEASGLREGEEFEREVSLQDGDRRRFRPDVIVHLPDERDIVIDAKTSLVAYERYVNEEDEEKKALYARHHLEAVKNHIDRLADKSYTRLDGINTLDFIFMFMPIEGALMLALQSDPTLYDKAFSKHIVLVSPTTLLVALRAVENTWRNERQNRNALEIARQAGALYDKFAGFAEELEKVGKQLDTLQRTYEGAWKKLYEGRGNLVRQVQKLRELGARASKQMPKKLADEAGVEEGKGQLPSSSST; encoded by the coding sequence ATGCAGATTCCCCTGATATGGCTCTATTTCGCCGCAGGTGCCGCGGCAGGCCTTCTGGTCGCCGGGATGGTCGCTTTCGTCGTTGCGGTGAAAAAGCGGGAGCGTTACAGAAGCGAACTGGAGGCGTTGCGCGAAGCGGCGCAGCGGCAGGAGGCGTCGGACAGGGCGGAAATCGAGGCCCTGGAAGAGAAGAGGCAGGCTCTGGACGAGGCGCTGCAGGAGGCGAAGCTGGCGGTGGCGACCCTGCAGGAGCGGGTGACACGGCTCAAAACCTTCGAAAGGGAGCTGGAGAGAAGCGACGCGGAGCTCGACCAGGCCAGGGAGGAGAATGGGGCGCTGCGGCAGGAGATCGCCAGGTTGCAGACCCAGTTGGAGGAGGAACGGAAGCAGACCGCCCTGCGCCTGGAGGAGCTGAAGGGGGCAAGGGAAGCGATGCAAAAGGAGTTCAAAGTGCTCGCTTCCCGCATCATGGAAGAAAACAGCCGGCGCTTCGGCGACCTGTCGAAAGAGCGGGTCGAGGCGGTGCTCAATCCTCTGAAGGAGCAGGTGGGCGAGTTCAAAAAGCGGCTGGAGGCGGTCCATACCGAAGAGACGAAGAGTGTCTCGGCACTGATGTCGGAGATTAGAAACCTCAAAGCGATCAACCAAAAAATCAGCGAAGATGCCATCAACCTGACCCGCGCCTTGAAGGGAGAGAGCAAAACCCAGGGGGTCTGGGGGGAGATGGTGCTGGAGCGGGTGCTGGAAGCCTCGGGCTTGAGAGAGGGGGAGGAGTTCGAACGGGAGGTGAGCCTCCAGGACGGCGACCGGCGCCGTTTCCGTCCCGACGTCATCGTCCACCTTCCCGACGAACGGGATATCGTCATCGACGCCAAAACCTCCCTGGTCGCTTACGAACGGTATGTCAACGAAGAGGATGAAGAGAAGAAGGCACTCTACGCCCGTCACCACCTGGAAGCGGTCAAAAACCATATCGACCGGCTGGCGGACAAGAGCTACACCCGGCTTGATGGGATCAACACCCTCGACTTCATCTTCATGTTCATGCCGATCGAAGGGGCGCTGATGCTGGCGCTGCAGAGTGACCCGACCCTTTACGACAAGGCTTTTTCCAAACATATCGTCCTCGTCAGCCCCACGACGCTGCTGGTGGCCCTGCGGGCGGTGGAGAACACCTGGCGCAACGAGCGGCAGAACCGCAACGCCCTGGAGATCGCCCGGCAGGCGGGGGCGCTCTACGACAAATTCGCCGGCTTCGCCGAGGAGCTGGAGAAGGTGGGGAAACAGCTCGACACGCTCCAGCGCACCTACGAAGGTGCCTGGAAGAAGCTCTACGAGGGAAGGGGAAACCTGGTGCGGCAGGTCCAGAAGCTCCGGGAGCTGGGTGCCAGGGCGAGCAAACAGATGCCCAAAAAACTGGCTGACGAAGCGGGGGTGGAGGAAGGGAAGGGTCAGCTGCCCAGCAGTTCCTCCACATAG
- a CDS encoding WYL domain-containing protein, whose translation MKKPMNKSHDYDKILTRLTTILQRLYNGETLYVGELAEEFNVSSKTIQRDFNERLIRFPVEKSGRGWRMQKGHRLEKVSDIDHLLTLQILESLADGVGSRFAQRSKALLGKLKNDTPSALQSHLPIEDITSHSDLFRTLEKAIVGHRKILFDFHGKGRTVHPYRIVNFDGYWYLLGYEEESGMGKKYYIKEMKRCSPLEERFEPDETIRSRTAGALNAWFDPNKEPFEMRLLAKPAIVKYLQRRPLGPTQRMVAKHADGSCEVVLQATTEREALELLKPWLPDMAVLSPCFLADAYKNLLENALTFQTGHDAGQR comes from the coding sequence TTGAAAAAGCCCATGAACAAATCCCACGACTACGACAAGATCCTGACCCGTCTGACCACCATTCTGCAGCGGCTCTACAACGGCGAAACCCTCTATGTCGGCGAGCTGGCCGAGGAGTTCAACGTCTCTTCCAAAACGATTCAGCGCGACTTCAACGAGCGCCTCATCCGCTTTCCCGTCGAAAAGTCGGGGCGGGGGTGGCGCATGCAAAAAGGCCACCGGCTGGAGAAGGTAAGCGACATCGACCATCTGCTGACGCTGCAGATTCTCGAATCGCTGGCCGACGGTGTGGGAAGCCGCTTCGCCCAGCGCTCCAAAGCGCTGCTGGGCAAACTGAAAAACGACACCCCCTCCGCACTCCAGAGCCACCTTCCCATCGAAGACATTACCTCCCACAGCGACCTTTTCAGAACCCTGGAGAAGGCGATCGTCGGCCACAGGAAGATTCTCTTCGACTTTCACGGCAAAGGGCGGACCGTCCATCCCTACCGCATCGTCAATTTCGACGGTTACTGGTACCTGCTGGGATACGAGGAGGAGAGCGGCATGGGCAAGAAATACTACATCAAGGAGATGAAGCGGTGCAGCCCCCTCGAGGAGCGCTTTGAACCGGACGAAACGATCCGAAGCCGCACGGCCGGGGCGCTCAACGCCTGGTTCGACCCCAATAAAGAGCCCTTCGAAATGCGCCTTCTGGCAAAGCCGGCCATCGTCAAATACCTGCAACGCCGCCCCCTGGGGCCGACCCAGCGCATGGTCGCCAAGCATGCCGACGGAAGCTGCGAAGTCGTTTTGCAGGCCACCACCGAAAGGGAGGCCCTCGAACTTCTCAAACCATGGCTTCCCGATATGGCGGTTCTCTCCCCCTGCTTTCTTGCAGACGCCTACAAAAACCTTCTCGAAAACGCCCTCACCTTTCAAACCGGACACGACGCTGGCCAAAGGTAG